CATGCAAAGCACACTGGGAACTGGAACTTCCTCAACCAATCGTGTTAATTTAACCTTAAACTGAAATAAATTCGCAGTGCCAGACTCTTTCTTAGCTGACCTGGCAAATTGAACTCATCACAACCACCAAAAGTTTGTAATTATTTGCATCCAAGAGCAAATTAATCCGTTTGAAACACATCTGAGTGAGTGCCCGTTCAACGAAGACGtcacttttttgtataatttgaaattaaaatatttaattatagTTGAATCTAATTTTCAGGTTTCCTAAACTCTTTAACTTTAGTGTAGTTGTAAAAactcaaaaaatatttactgttaACTTAAATCTATGATAGATGTTGAATGAACTAAAAAATAATAGTAAGCTAAACTTTTTTGGCACATTCTGAGTACCAGGTACTCCATTATAAGTTAGTTATAAACATTTCCTGTcaatgtaatctgtacaagtagttcaaactAATTTAATTgatagaatatgtaatgcaatcatatctgacatacactgtaaagcttcatttttaacacttcacttactgtataatatgtatatgaatttcattgaatttctattgaattgcaattctgcttcctttaattcaaattcgaattgtaattctagatcctgtttttgatatcaattcaaattcaattcaaattatttaaattggAATTCAgaagtcattctcaattcaattctgaattgtgcgcAAGCTTGATGTGTTGCACAAACtacatttataatgtttttctttatctGTTTTTGAATGTAATAGATTGCAATAATGTACAAGCAAACAGAAGGTGAACTGAAAGGTTGATTTAGTGAAGCTGCTGGTTTTACTCATATATAAATAGATTTGGATAAAACCGCTGAAGGCAAAAAACACTGATGAATATGAACACAATGGACACAGGTCTGATAATCAGAAGAGATGCACAGAATGAACCGCATGTGGAGAGCGCAGGGTCCCAGTCCGGCCTCCAGTTATACCCTACAAACAGTTAAGAACAGATTTGTAGAAGTGTCTTATTGTAAAGGATATTAGTGAACCCATAAACACATTTGAACACCTGCAACCTGGACTCTCCATGAGTTTGCTATAAAACTTGTTTAGGTGTTCAGATACATTTAGGGGCCAGCGTACAATCAAAATGAAGATGATAAAACGTTTCTTACTCTTCTGGGTATCCCGTGTTGAGTTGCCTGTGAAAGGAAattagaaatatctaaaataagCATCTGGTTGGTAAGTGTTTTTATACTTTGCTTTCAACTTACGACAGAGGTTATTTTCACACGTCTCTGTGGCGCAACCGCTGCATGATTTGCCCTTTTTGTATGGAGACACACCAGGGTAATTTCCTCTGTGAAAATGAGCATAAATATTTACTGCAGTTTCTTTCAGATCTGAAGATTTTCAATGCTGTTCATATGCAGCAGCCTTTAGTAGCAGTTAACTTTTTGGGACACAAgtggaaaaaacaaacaaaaaagacacATAACATTTGCAAACATGTCTAGGGCATATATGAAGAGTTAAAGGCACACTTTTACATACTTACGCTGTTGCGTAGTTGCACACAAATATGATTCCAGGAGCTGATGAAAACTCAGCGACACCATTCTGACATGCTTGTGCAGCACAACCAACTTTGTAACTGTCTGCCCAGACAACCTAACAAGATGTGAGAGAGACCATTGGTTCGCTGGGTAAGAtcaaagtatttgtattttttttaagttcactATACAACATCTAACCACAAAACATTGACTAGTAACTGTGTACCTGTGTATAGTGGCCGCATACTTTTGAGCACCCATTGCTTTTATAGTTATAATATTGGTCTTCATTCACCCATGACTGTATAGCAGACTGCACTTTGAAACTTCCATACGGGGCACCGGCCCAGAGGTTTTCACCCACAGGTGTAAAGATGGGATGCATTTTGCCCGGCTGCTGAAGATTAGGGTTATGCTCAAAGAAGCAATTACTCGCCCATGCCCGTGCGCTTATTGCCAAACCCTCATCCCATGTCTACGTAAACACAGGACACATCAAAATCAAATGCAAGTACATTTCATACAGCAAGAATTTGTTTAGCAAATTTAAAACATAACTGCAGCTTAAAGTGCTTCAGGTCAGATATAGAAACATAAAAAACTAAGTACAAAGAAACATTAAATACACGAATGACTTCAAAGCATAAACAAGAATAGAACACACAAAATCTAATATCAATAATGTTAACAGATGAGTAAAGATATGAGCTGGTACAGTGGTAAACAACATATCATAATGGTTGTATTTATTCTCCCCATTagttaaaatgtatttctacGATTGCACATAAATAGAAACTATTGAACTATTGATTTATTATATTTCTGGCCCACTGTATGCATCTGGTGCTAAGTGCCAAGTTTTTATTAATGCATTATTCTTAGAGTTTAGTCACCTCCTTCCTGTATAGTGTAGGCAGACGGATCACCATTAATTTTAGCATCATCACTGTAGTGTCATCTGCTAATTTAAATTTTTCTGTTTGTGTTGTGAGTTTGTGTGCAGTCATGAGTGTAGAGTGAAAACAGTAGAGGACTCAACACACAACCTTGTGGAACTCCACTGTTAAAAGTCAGAGTGAAGGAGTAATGATTTCCCAGGCTGTGCAAAATATGTATCACAAATATGTAGTCACTGACCCCCAGGTTAAGCAGTCTGGTGACTATTCTGCttgttaggggtcaagccacgaagtggcgtagacacgtattttatctgttagttttctcatgaatttttttccttGTTCTTCTGCCAAAACTCAATGGCTGCCCATaaaaccgtacataggaaagttatgaaatttggcacacatgtacagTAGAAAACCATCtgtgtgtctaactcaaaccctctcgcaccaccaacagtccaaaaatccactgtgtctttgttacatttttttttttgtattgtcacgaaacttggtatatgtcattgtGGCCACTAAGTGGTCacaagatttgaaaaatggctatttttgattataactactgcaaacttgaatctAAATCAAGAGAGTGGTCTTGTTCGATTCCGTAAGGCATGCCTAATCAAACGATACTAAATGGTTTTTTGGTTGGCCATTTTGAGTGTCAACAATTTAGAATTTTGTCGTTAAGTTCAAGTattgcataaatgcaattgcttattgttatgaaacttcatatggttcatcagcaacatgtctgAAAGCACTTGTAAATTTTTCGGCACCCCGTAGTGGTCAAgacatttgaggctatatctccacattgctttatcgtatttacaccaaatttggtaggTGTCATTACAAGCATTACCTGAATCCATTGTTTTGGcccagcgccacctagtggcctcAAGGTACGAAAAATGGCAATTTTTGCCTAAGACTAATGCAAACTTACAATTTAAATCATGCCAGTCATCATGAATGATTCATTTTCTGCCatgttcggcttgaccccgggatcgctgcttgcagctatatttatgaTTGAGTTAAATGCAGAACTGAAGTCCACAAACACAATCCTTACATGTGTTTCCAGGTGCTCCAAATGAATCAGCGCAGTGGGGAGAGCTTTGGTGATTGCATCATCATGAGGTGTTGATTTGATGTGTCAGAGTACCAGCCTCTCAATACACTTAACAGGGAAAGGTAAAAGATGTCGCAAAATACTTCTGCCAGCTGATCCACGCAGTGGCTTCTGCGGAATGCTGTTCTTGGCCAGCCTCATTCCTGGGATTAAAGCTGTGGAGCACTTCCTGGAGAGGTAAcatttctaaccccaacgtctcAATACCGGGGTACCTCAAGGCTTagtgcttggaccactgctcttttttatATACATGACATCCCTGGGTACTGTAATTcgaaaacatgttttttcctaccactgctatgcagatgacacacaaCTCCTCTTGTCCTTCCAGCCTGATGATTCCACGGTTTCTACCTGCATCTCAGCATGCCTGAGTGACATCTCAATCTGGATAAAGGATCATCATCTCCAGCTGAACCTTGCAAGCTGTTTGTATATTGACTGACCCTATTGATCACAATCTTTCCATTCAACTAGGTTCTTCAACGAAAGAGTGGTCTTCAATAAGCCAAAGAGGGTGCACGTCACTCCTCTCTTTGTCaggttacactggcttcctatagCAGCTCACATCAAATTCAAAGCCGtgctcctggcctttaaaaccaccactgggtcaACACCCCCTTACCTTCACTTGCTTATGCAGACTTATGTACCCTTTAGATCCCTGTTCTCTGCCACCAGCCAATGGCTTCAAAACATACCATTCTCTCGTGCCACATGTAATGTgatgatgaaataaaaaaatacatataaacaaacacaaatcaaATACAATGACCACATAATTTGAGAAACTTTTTACAAAAGTGAATACTTGAatcgtgtttattttcattttagatTACATTACACTgtgccaaaatcagcattagTAGACTCAAACGTTTTATCCTATGATTTCAGATATGGTTGCACATCTTACATCTGATCTGCATTCAAGAACTTCAAACGTCTTCTGAGTTTAGTGAATGTAACAAACTCATCATATTTACCATGTATCTCATGTTGCTGGCTGAAGGATTCACATTGGCTCGGTGTCTGTTGTGTTCTTCGACGCACTCTTTGATAAACGCTGGGtctgtgatgtcataaaaagGTTCAGTGCTCTGTGTATGAGGGGCAAAATGAAGCAGAACGATCACACGAAGCAGAAAATGCAGAGAGTCGCTCATTTTTTTGTTGTGCTGCAAAACACAGagagaaaacggaagacaagcGAGTGTAACTCATGAACTAATGTCACTGACATCTGATTTCCTGCTTACTTCTGCTTTTCGTGGATGTTTAGTAACCAGACTCTGAGTCTGCACTCCCTCATTATGTGTTCATACCGGATGCCAATGTGGGTTAAACCTGTTCACCACAAAACtctgtgtttataaatatagcaaaatgacaacaaagctcaacttttattttttagtttatttatttagatagGGACAGTGCATATTGATGAACATCAGTACAAGCACACAATGTAAATATGCTAGAGTTAGCACCACAGCTAATTTTCGTCTATAGTCCCTAGGcagataaaaaacataaaaacaaaacaagcatACACACCCTCAATAGTTTCAGGGacacaacaataacaacaaaatacaaGAACAAGTAATTGTCACACATAATAGAGTGCATGAggcagtttaaaaatgcatgcAACTTTGGTTTTCTAAAAGCCAgaattttaaatgtgttttaaaattaatgtatgaTGGACATTCCCTTATTGTGGAGGGCAGACTATTCCAAATATTTATTTCCCTTTACTGACAAGACATTTTGGCCAAATGTTGTGCGCCTAAAAGGTATTACACAGTCCCCTTTTATAGAGGCCCTTGTTCTACCCTCACTCTCAGTTCTATGAAAAAAGTAATTCAGTGGGGGAGGAGCAAGATCATGTATAGCCTTATAAACAAAGCAGGCGTACTTAAAATTtataacattttcaaaactcaATAATTTATGTTTTTCCAGTATGCTACAGGGATGAGCtgataacgtttttttttatcaaagacTTTAATGGCTCTTTTGAAGAGTACTTCAATAggcttaaccctctggggtctaaggggtttttagggccctggggaagttttgacatgcactgacatttgagCTTTTTTCAGTtacttaaaaacatataaatggcaaaagtctcataacactgagttcagcacaaactgggctacaatattatatgatcaacatgtatgtacatgtttgtatttttgagagaaaaatgtttatgtgtggTTTTTGGGTTGTTATATTGGTTGGTGACCAATTTGTAAAACAGTACTCAAAATGTGAGAATATCATTGTGTGTTCTAGCAGCACTTCTAAGAAACACATTAGACTGTATCAcctttgtgttttgttttgaaaatacCATGCAAACGGTCTTGTTGGTGTTCAAATGAAGACAAGACCTAGTAAGCCAATCGTCAATATGGATCATTGCAGATGTAAGAGTGGATGAAACCTCATgataatttttgccatatgtATAAATTACAGCATCATTTGCA
The sequence above is a segment of the Misgurnus anguillicaudatus chromosome 1, ASM2758022v2, whole genome shotgun sequence genome. Coding sequences within it:
- the LOC129432703 gene encoding GLIPR1-like protein 1, whose protein sequence is MSDSLHFLLRVIVLLHFAPHTQSTEPFYDITDPAFIKECVEEHNRHRANVNPSASNMRYMTWDEGLAISARAWASNCFFEHNPNLQQPGKMHPIFTPVGENLWAGAPYGSFKVQSAIQSWVNEDQYYNYKSNGCSKVCGHYTQVVWADSYKVGCAAQACQNGVAEFSSAPGIIFVCNYATAGNYPGVSPYKKGKSCSGCATETCENNLCRNSTRDTQKRYNWRPDWDPALSTCGSFCASLLIIRPVSIVFIFISVFCLQRFYPNLFIYE